A single Phycisphaerae bacterium DNA region contains:
- the asnB gene encoding asparagine synthase (glutamine-hydrolyzing): MCGIAGIVSQTPLDPSHRMILREMSRRLEHRGPDGSGEYVDDRALLAHRRLSIIDIETGRQPIPNEDGTIHTVVNGEFYNFLELRESLIQRGHTFRTTGDSECIVHLYEEFGERCVEHLNGMFAFAIWDAQRRKLLLGRDRLGVKPLYYAVVGDLIGFASELKSLLALPEIDRSIDMAALYDYLVFDFVPSPRTILSNIRKLPPASMLVLENGRAAISSYWDLHAGSPHAGDADDIACGLWDELKRATRSRLVADVPVGALLSGGIDSGAVAGAMGQLSRDRIVTVTSGFEEAGFDERRAARDSAEQIGTRHFDHLVQADAAGMIDRLAWHFDEPFADPSAIPMFLLSQAARRHVTVALSGDGGDEVLAGYRRYRYDLYEEAIRRRIPGALRRAIFGTLSAVYPRSSRLPRFLRAGATLRNLATDGISAHGESIAGLSPQAARALLNRDAAASIRDHDPFDRLRLLARRCDADSHLAKCQYIDIKLGLADGILTKVDRASMAHGLEVRSPMLDYRFVEFAWRIPPAMRIRGRVGKALLRRAVTRELGSSIACRPKAGFDVPLDAWIRGPLRDRVESKLLDSNSAVHQWIAPGAIRSVWKRHMAGAANLGPLMWKLLMLDAWTRIHSGTAMTHPATTASNRPKPPERGRLSQSRVVLLPMGDSCGPTGEDSL, from the coding sequence ATGTGCGGAATCGCAGGCATCGTCTCTCAAACGCCCCTCGACCCCAGCCATCGGATGATTCTGCGCGAGATGTCCCGTCGTCTCGAACATCGCGGCCCCGACGGCAGCGGTGAGTACGTCGACGACCGCGCCCTGCTCGCTCATCGGCGACTCTCAATCATCGACATCGAAACCGGGCGTCAACCGATCCCGAATGAAGACGGAACCATTCATACCGTCGTCAACGGAGAGTTTTACAACTTCCTCGAACTGCGGGAGTCCCTTATCCAGCGCGGCCACACGTTCCGCACGACCGGCGATTCCGAGTGCATCGTTCATCTTTACGAGGAGTTCGGCGAACGCTGCGTCGAACATCTGAACGGGATGTTTGCGTTCGCGATCTGGGACGCACAGCGTCGCAAGCTGTTGCTCGGACGCGATCGGCTGGGCGTCAAACCGCTTTACTACGCGGTCGTAGGCGATCTCATCGGTTTCGCATCGGAGCTCAAGTCCTTACTGGCGCTGCCGGAAATTGATCGCAGCATCGACATGGCCGCGCTGTATGACTATCTCGTTTTTGACTTTGTCCCCTCGCCACGGACGATTCTCTCCAACATCCGTAAGCTGCCCCCTGCTTCGATGCTCGTGCTCGAGAACGGCCGGGCGGCCATATCATCCTACTGGGATTTGCATGCAGGTTCACCGCATGCCGGCGACGCCGATGACATCGCCTGCGGATTGTGGGACGAATTAAAGCGTGCGACGCGCAGCCGTCTCGTGGCTGATGTACCCGTCGGCGCGCTGCTCAGCGGCGGCATCGACTCCGGCGCGGTGGCCGGCGCGATGGGACAGTTGTCTCGTGATCGCATCGTCACCGTCACCAGCGGATTCGAAGAAGCTGGATTCGACGAACGCCGGGCCGCCCGCGACTCGGCTGAGCAGATCGGCACGCGTCACTTCGATCATCTCGTGCAAGCCGACGCCGCGGGAATGATCGACCGGCTCGCATGGCATTTTGATGAACCCTTCGCGGACCCATCGGCGATTCCGATGTTTCTTCTTTCGCAGGCCGCGCGCCGGCACGTCACGGTCGCGCTGTCCGGTGATGGCGGCGATGAGGTCCTGGCAGGCTATCGCAGATACCGCTATGACCTGTACGAGGAAGCGATTCGGCGTCGCATTCCCGGCGCGCTGCGACGCGCGATATTCGGCACACTCTCCGCCGTATATCCCAGGTCATCGCGATTGCCACGCTTCCTCCGAGCCGGGGCGACCTTGCGGAATCTTGCGACCGACGGCATCTCGGCGCACGGCGAGTCCATTGCGGGGCTCTCGCCGCAGGCGGCCCGCGCATTGCTCAACCGGGACGCCGCCGCGTCCATTCGCGATCATGATCCGTTTGATCGGCTTCGGCTGCTCGCCCGCCGCTGCGACGCGGACAGCCATCTCGCTAAATGCCAGTATATTGACATCAAGCTGGGCCTCGCAGACGGCATACTGACCAAGGTGGATCGCGCCAGCATGGCGCACGGTCTCGAAGTCCGATCGCCGATGCTGGATTATCGCTTTGTCGAATTCGCCTGGCGGATCCCACCGGCGATGCGAATTCGCGGGCGAGTCGGCAAGGCGCTTCTGCGGCGCGCCGTTACCCGCGAACTCGGTTCGTCAATCGCATGTCGTCCGAAGGCGGGATTCGATGTGCCGCTTGACGCTTGGATCCGCGGACCGCTTCGCGATCGAGTCGAGTCGAAGCTGCTCGATTCGAATTCGGCCGTCCACCAGTGGATCGCGCCCGGCGCGATTCGCTCCGTATGGAAACGACACATGGCCGGCGCAGCGAATCTGGGACCACTCATGTGGAAGCTGCTCATGCTCGATGCATGGACGCGCATCCATTCAGGCACGGCGATGACGCATCCCGCGACCACCGCGAGCAACCGTCCGAAGCCACCAGAGCGAGGCAGGTTGTCACAAAGTCGAGTCGTGCTTCTTCCGATGGGAGACTCGTGTGGACCGACGGGCGAGGATTCATTGTGA